One Clupea harengus chromosome 11, Ch_v2.0.2, whole genome shotgun sequence DNA window includes the following coding sequences:
- the lmna gene encoding lamin isoform X2, producing the protein MFAGLKTWGNSFRTVASVYPSVRTPLMETPAQKRSSRGGGGGASAVLSPNRITRLQEKEDLCNLNDRLATYIDKVRSLETENAGLRMRITESETEVSRELGGMKSAYETELADARKTLDSVAKERARLQLELSKVREDYRELKARNGKKESDLESALARLKDLEALLNSKDASLTTALGEKRNLDAEVRDLKAQLAKLESSLMDAKKQLQDEMLRRVDAENRLQTVKEELDFQKNLYSEELRESKRRYESRMVEIDSGREQEFQSKLADALTELRGQHEEQVRIYKEEIEKTYNSKLQNARQSSDRNSLLVGASNEELQQTRTRMESMSSQFSQLQKQLAASEAKVRDLEEAMSRERDMMRRRLDDKEREMAEMRQRMQDQLDEYQELLDIKLALDMEIAAYRKLLEGEEERLRLSPSPPPSRVTVTRSSGSGTHAHTRIVQSSSSRNSSGTAKKRRINDTDSEASSVMGGTVTRTRIAQQASASGRVTVDEVDLEGKFVRLSNKADQDQVLGHWQVKRQIGSATPIVYKFPPKFTLKAGQSVTIWAANGGGSHNPPTDLVWKTQNSWGSGDLFQTTLINASGEEMAMRKVTRTLFQDEEEDEMAASSTCVDSEYNLRSRTVVCGSCGQPSDRTSGSCVSAGSSRSFCSGGGGLPEGLVSQSFIVGNNQPRHGGPRPENCSIM; encoded by the exons ATGTTTGCAGGCCTCAAAACATGGGGCAACTCTTTCAGGACTGTAG CTTCAGTTTACCCGTCCGTCCGAACCCCACTGATGGAGACCCCGGCCCAGAAGCGCAGCagccgtggaggaggagggggcgcgTCCGCCGTGCTCTCCCCCAACCGCATCACGCGCCTCCAGGAGAAGGAGGATCTGTGCAACCTTAACGACCGGCTGGCCACCTACATCGACAAGGTGCGCTCGCTGGAGACGGAGAACGCCGGCCTGCGCATGCGCATCACCGAGTCGGAGACGGAGGTCAGCCGCGAGTTGGGCGGCATGAAGAGCGCCTACGAGACCGAGCTGGCCGACGCCCGCAAGACGCTCGACTCCGTGGCCAAGGAGCGCGCCCGCCTGCAGCTGGAGCTGAGCAAAGTGAGGGAGGACTACAGAGAGCTCAAGGCCAG GAATGGGAAGAAGGAGTCCGACCTGGAGTCTGCTCTGGCTCGTCTCAAAGACCTGGAGGCCCTGCTCAACTCCAAGGATGCCTCACTGACCACTGCACTGGGGGAGAAACGCAATCTGGATGCGGAGGTCCGCGACCTGAAGGCCCAGCTGGCCAAG TTGGAGAGTAGCCTGATGGATGCCAAGAAGCAGCTGCAGGATGAGATGCTGCGCCGTGTGGACGCAGAGAACCGCCTTCAGACCGTGAAGGAGGAGCTGGACTTCCAGAAGAACCTCTACTCTGAG GAGCTGCGTGAGTCCAAGCGTCGCTACGAGTCGCGCATGGTGGAGATTGACAGCGGCAGAGAGCAGGAGTTTCAGAGCAAGCTGGCCGATGCCCTCACCGAGCTGCGCGGGCAGCACGAGGAGCAGGTCCGCATCTACAAGGAGGAGATCGAGAAGACCTACAACTCCAAG ctgcagaacGCTCGTCAGTCTTCGGACAGGAACAGCCTGCTGGTGGGCGCTAGCAATGAGGAGCTGCAGCAGACGCGCACACGGATGGAGAGCATGTCCAGTCAGTTCAGCCAGCTGCAGAAGCAG TTGGCGGCTAGCGAGGCCAAGGTGCGTGACCTGGAGGAGGCCATGTCTCGCGAGCGGGACATGATGCGCCGGCGACTGGACGATAAGGAGCGGGAGATGGCGGAGATGCGGCAGCGCATGCAGGACCAGCTGGACGAGTACCAGGAGCTGCTGGACATCAAGCTGGCCCTGGACATGGAGATCGCTGCCTACAGGAAGctgctggagggagaggaggagag gCTGCGTCTGTCACCCAGCCCTCCACCGTCTCGTGTGACTGTCACACGCTCCTCCGGTTCGGGGACGCACGCGCACACCCGCATTgtgcagagcagcagcagccgcaacTCCTCGGGCACCGCCAAGAAGCGAAGGATAAACGACACGGACAGCGAGGCGTCCAGCGTGATGGGCGGCACCGTCACCCGCACGCGCATCGCCCAGCAGGCCTCCGCCAGCGGGCGCGTCACCGTGGACGAGGTGGACCTGGAGGGCAAGTTCGTGCGCCTCAGCAACAAGGCTGACCAG GACCAGGTACTTGGCCACTGGCAGGTGAAGAGACAGATTGGCTCTGCCACCCCCATCGTCTACAAGTTCCCTCCCAAGTTCACCCTCAAAGCCGGGCAGTCTGTTACA ATCTGGGCAGCTAACGGAGGTGGctcccacaacccccccactgACCTGGTGTGGAAGACCCAGAACTCCTGGGGCAGCGGAGACCTGTTCCAGACCACCCTCATCAATGCCAGCGGAGAG GAAATGGCCATGAGGAAGGTCACACGAACTCTATtccaggatgaggaggaggatgagatg GCGGCAAGTAGCACTTGCGTGGACAGCGAGTACAACCTGCGCAGCCGCACGGTGGTGTGTGGCTCCTGTGGGCAGCCGTCGGACAGAACTAGCGGCAGCTGTGTGTCGGCCGGCTCCTCTCGCTCCTTttgcagcggtggtggtggtctgCCTGAAGGGCTGGTCTCCCAGTCTTTCATTGTGGGCAACAACCAGCCACGACAC GGAGGCCCCCGGCCAGAGAACTGCTCCATCATGTAG
- the lmna gene encoding lamin isoform X1, protein METPAQKRSSRGGGGGASAVLSPNRITRLQEKEDLCNLNDRLATYIDKVRSLETENAGLRMRITESETEVSRELGGMKSAYETELADARKTLDSVAKERARLQLELSKVREDYRELKARNGKKESDLESALARLKDLEALLNSKDASLTTALGEKRNLDAEVRDLKAQLAKLESSLMDAKKQLQDEMLRRVDAENRLQTVKEELDFQKNLYSEELRESKRRYESRMVEIDSGREQEFQSKLADALTELRGQHEEQVRIYKEEIEKTYNSKLQNARQSSDRNSLLVGASNEELQQTRTRMESMSSQFSQLQKQLAASEAKVRDLEEAMSRERDMMRRRLDDKEREMAEMRQRMQDQLDEYQELLDIKLALDMEIAAYRKLLEGEEERLRLSPSPPPSRVTVTRSSGSGTHAHTRIVQSSSSRNSSGTAKKRRINDTDSEASSVMGGTVTRTRIAQQASASGRVTVDEVDLEGKFVRLSNKADQDQVLGHWQVKRQIGSATPIVYKFPPKFTLKAGQSVTIWAANGGGSHNPPTDLVWKTQNSWGSGDLFQTTLINASGEEMAMRKVTRTLFQDEEEDEMAASSTCVDSEYNLRSRTVVCGSCGQPSDRTSGSCVSAGSSRSFCSGGGGLPEGLVSQSFIVGNNQPRHGGPRPENCSIM, encoded by the exons ATGGAGACCCCGGCCCAGAAGCGCAGCagccgtggaggaggagggggcgcgTCCGCCGTGCTCTCCCCCAACCGCATCACGCGCCTCCAGGAGAAGGAGGATCTGTGCAACCTTAACGACCGGCTGGCCACCTACATCGACAAGGTGCGCTCGCTGGAGACGGAGAACGCCGGCCTGCGCATGCGCATCACCGAGTCGGAGACGGAGGTCAGCCGCGAGTTGGGCGGCATGAAGAGCGCCTACGAGACCGAGCTGGCCGACGCCCGCAAGACGCTCGACTCCGTGGCCAAGGAGCGCGCCCGCCTGCAGCTGGAGCTGAGCAAAGTGAGGGAGGACTACAGAGAGCTCAAGGCCAG GAATGGGAAGAAGGAGTCCGACCTGGAGTCTGCTCTGGCTCGTCTCAAAGACCTGGAGGCCCTGCTCAACTCCAAGGATGCCTCACTGACCACTGCACTGGGGGAGAAACGCAATCTGGATGCGGAGGTCCGCGACCTGAAGGCCCAGCTGGCCAAG TTGGAGAGTAGCCTGATGGATGCCAAGAAGCAGCTGCAGGATGAGATGCTGCGCCGTGTGGACGCAGAGAACCGCCTTCAGACCGTGAAGGAGGAGCTGGACTTCCAGAAGAACCTCTACTCTGAG GAGCTGCGTGAGTCCAAGCGTCGCTACGAGTCGCGCATGGTGGAGATTGACAGCGGCAGAGAGCAGGAGTTTCAGAGCAAGCTGGCCGATGCCCTCACCGAGCTGCGCGGGCAGCACGAGGAGCAGGTCCGCATCTACAAGGAGGAGATCGAGAAGACCTACAACTCCAAG ctgcagaacGCTCGTCAGTCTTCGGACAGGAACAGCCTGCTGGTGGGCGCTAGCAATGAGGAGCTGCAGCAGACGCGCACACGGATGGAGAGCATGTCCAGTCAGTTCAGCCAGCTGCAGAAGCAG TTGGCGGCTAGCGAGGCCAAGGTGCGTGACCTGGAGGAGGCCATGTCTCGCGAGCGGGACATGATGCGCCGGCGACTGGACGATAAGGAGCGGGAGATGGCGGAGATGCGGCAGCGCATGCAGGACCAGCTGGACGAGTACCAGGAGCTGCTGGACATCAAGCTGGCCCTGGACATGGAGATCGCTGCCTACAGGAAGctgctggagggagaggaggagag gCTGCGTCTGTCACCCAGCCCTCCACCGTCTCGTGTGACTGTCACACGCTCCTCCGGTTCGGGGACGCACGCGCACACCCGCATTgtgcagagcagcagcagccgcaacTCCTCGGGCACCGCCAAGAAGCGAAGGATAAACGACACGGACAGCGAGGCGTCCAGCGTGATGGGCGGCACCGTCACCCGCACGCGCATCGCCCAGCAGGCCTCCGCCAGCGGGCGCGTCACCGTGGACGAGGTGGACCTGGAGGGCAAGTTCGTGCGCCTCAGCAACAAGGCTGACCAG GACCAGGTACTTGGCCACTGGCAGGTGAAGAGACAGATTGGCTCTGCCACCCCCATCGTCTACAAGTTCCCTCCCAAGTTCACCCTCAAAGCCGGGCAGTCTGTTACA ATCTGGGCAGCTAACGGAGGTGGctcccacaacccccccactgACCTGGTGTGGAAGACCCAGAACTCCTGGGGCAGCGGAGACCTGTTCCAGACCACCCTCATCAATGCCAGCGGAGAG GAAATGGCCATGAGGAAGGTCACACGAACTCTATtccaggatgaggaggaggatgagatg GCGGCAAGTAGCACTTGCGTGGACAGCGAGTACAACCTGCGCAGCCGCACGGTGGTGTGTGGCTCCTGTGGGCAGCCGTCGGACAGAACTAGCGGCAGCTGTGTGTCGGCCGGCTCCTCTCGCTCCTTttgcagcggtggtggtggtctgCCTGAAGGGCTGGTCTCCCAGTCTTTCATTGTGGGCAACAACCAGCCACGACAC GGAGGCCCCCGGCCAGAGAACTGCTCCATCATGTAG